One Terriglobia bacterium DNA segment encodes these proteins:
- the galE gene encoding UDP-glucose 4-epimerase GalE: protein MRGILVTGGAGYIGSHTLRALKEQGYAPVCLDNLSTGHREFIGGLPFYQGDLGRLLDLDEAFSGHRIAAVMHFASHALVEESYRNPHKYYHDNILNTLNLLEAMRRHNVTNLVFSSSCATYGIPIRVPIDESNPLNPINPYGVTKMVIERMLCDYQNAYGMRYVSLRYFNAAGAGHDGSIGEWHVPETHLIPRLLEIAQGNGSEADIYGSDYPTPDGTCIRDYIHVIDLALAHIAALEYLSSGRPSEVFNLGTGQGCSVLQVVDAVRKATGKDVPIVIKERRPGDPPQLVANPAKAQAALGWRALHSSLEEIAATAWNWRRGAVCNDLAAKTEQRADKAQHK from the coding sequence ATGCGAGGAATTCTGGTTACGGGAGGGGCCGGCTATATCGGCAGCCACACGCTGCGCGCCTTAAAGGAGCAGGGATACGCGCCGGTGTGTCTCGACAACCTCTCGACGGGCCACCGCGAGTTCATCGGCGGCCTTCCTTTTTATCAGGGTGACCTGGGGCGCCTGCTTGATCTGGATGAGGCTTTTTCCGGGCATCGGATCGCTGCGGTGATGCATTTTGCCTCTCATGCTTTGGTTGAAGAATCATACCGAAATCCGCATAAATACTATCACGACAACATTCTCAACACCCTGAACCTGCTTGAGGCCATGCGCAGGCACAATGTCACAAATTTAGTTTTTTCCTCGAGTTGTGCCACTTACGGCATCCCGATCCGCGTCCCGATTGACGAGTCTAATCCTCTGAATCCGATCAATCCTTACGGCGTCACCAAGATGGTGATTGAACGCATGTTGTGCGACTACCAGAACGCCTATGGGATGCGCTACGTGTCGCTGCGCTATTTCAATGCGGCCGGTGCCGGGCACGACGGCAGCATCGGGGAGTGGCATGTGCCGGAGACTCATCTTATTCCCCGGCTTTTGGAGATTGCGCAAGGCAATGGGTCTGAAGCCGACATTTACGGGAGCGACTATCCTACGCCGGATGGTACCTGTATTCGGGATTACATTCATGTCATTGATCTCGCCCTCGCCCATATAGCGGCTCTCGAGTACCTGTCTTCCGGCCGTCCTTCCGAAGTTTTCAACCTCGGTACAGGCCAGGGTTGTTCCGTGCTGCAGGTGGTCGATGCGGTCAGGAAAGCCACTGGGAAGGATGTTCCCATCGTCATCAAAGAGCGGAGACCCGGTGATCCGCCGCAACTGGTGGCAAATCCGGCGAAAGCCCAAGCAGCCCTGGGCTGGCGCGCGCTTCACTCTTCCCTGGAGGAAATCGCGGCGACGGCATGGAACTGGCGGCGCGGAGCCGTATGCAACGACCTGGCTGCAAAAACGGAACAGCGGGCGGATAAGGCTCAACACAAATAG